A window from Primulina eburnea isolate SZY01 chromosome 2, ASM2296580v1, whole genome shotgun sequence encodes these proteins:
- the LOC140824559 gene encoding palmitoyl-acyl carrier protein thioesterase, chloroplastic-like codes for MASMQNSAALNYVHANPCFLEKNDGIFSSSRTRVRFGFDHGSKMRRSLRLINANTRTNVETINGKKVNGSHVGGIPYLDQSNSECDDDDQEPKNHEYLMGRFVENRFVFRQSFVIRSYEIGPDKTATMETLMNLLQETALNHVASSGVGGNGFGATREMSIRKLIWVVTRILVQVDKYSSWGDLVEIDTWVDAAGKNGMRRDWVIRDFNTQKIITRATSTWAMMNRETRRLSKIPDEVKNEVQPFYLNRASIPPQNNDSEKIEKLTHETAHIMRTGLAPRWSDMDANQHVNNVKYIGWILESVPIKILEDYNLTSMILEYRRECRQSNVLESLTSMKPRSCEENNGEIGSENCDLECTHLLRMGDDDHAEIVRARSVWNFKKP; via the exons ATGGCTTCCATGCAAAACAGTGCTGCTCTGAATTATGTTCATGCAAATCCTTGTTTTTTGGAAAAGAACGACGGGATATTCAGCTCCTCTAGAACGCGGGTTCGTTTCGGTTTTGACCATGGCTCCAAGATGAGGagatctttgagattgataaatGCAAACACGAGGACGAATGTGGAGACGATCAACGGGAAGAAAGTGAACGGAAGTCATGTTGGTGGGATTCCATATTTGGATCAAAGCAACAGCGAATGCGATGACGACGATCAGGAGCCTAAGAATCATGAATATTTGATGGGTAGATTTGTGGAGAATCGGTTCGTGTTTAGGCAATCTTTTGTCATAAGATCTTATGAAATTGGACCTGATAAAACTGCTACAATGGAAACCCTGATGAATCTTCTCCAG GAGACAGCTTTGAATCATGTGGCGAGTTCGGGTGTGGGCGGGAACGGGTTCGGGGCAACCCGTGAGATGAGCATTCGGAAACTTATTTGGGTTGTTACTCGTATACTCGTGCAAGTTGACAAATACAGCTCTTG GGGAGATTTGGTGGAGATAGACACATGGGTGGATGCGGCAGGTAAAAACGGAATGCGTCGAGATTGGGTGATTCGAGACTTCAACACCCAAAAAATAATAACAAGAGCTACCAG TACATGGGCAATGATGAACAGAGAAACAAGAAGGTTGAGTAAAATCCCAGATGAAGTGAAGAATGAAGTCCAGCCATTCTACCTCAACAGAGCTTCGATTCCTCCACAAAATAATGACAGTGAGAAGATCGAGAAGCTCACTCATGAAACAGCTCACATCATGCGAACTGGCTTGGCC CCTCGATGGAGCGATATGGATGCTAATCAACATGTTAATAATGTCAAATACATTGGGTGGATTTTGGAG AGCGTGCCGATAAAAATACTGGAAGATTATAATCTTACGAGCATGATTCTGGAATACCGACGGGAATGTCGTCAGTCGAATGTGCTAGAATCATTAACAAGTATGAAACCAAGAAGCTGTGAAGAGAATAATGGAGAGATTGGTAGTGAAAATTGTGACTTAGAATGCACACATCTGCTTCGCATGGGAGATGATGATCACGCAGAGATCGTTCGAGCAAGATCGGTGTGGAACTTCAAAAAACCATAA
- the LOC140824067 gene encoding uncharacterized protein yields MPRLWKAGGDSFGPCLFPRRFVFFGWRVFHNIIPAEQNLRRHHVPISGWCPLCMNQEDSTSHAIISCPMVRGFWKGNPVWTNLKRTGCSAIQDICFWVMNHLSKADCEEFMCQAWLIWGVRCTFLHDQEKQELQPPRTNASVLLEDYRAAVRDLSINQHHSATTSQETWQPPLEGTVRIDVDASFNTAAKVCGLGGVIRGNDGTMVIAFGLAIPKPDTVVMGELFAIREGLRLAKERGFHDICICSDSLLAVQAVTSPTSDLSYVGSCAQEIRCSCLDFTNATLSHVRRSANEVAHFLSKFAISSPAPFEWVPGNSPLWVDQLVMRDHHQ; encoded by the coding sequence ATGCCTCGACTATGGAAAGCTGGTGGAGATTCATTTGGTCCTTGTCTATTCCCCCGAAGATTCGTGTTTTTTGGGTGGAGGGTTTTTCATAACATCATCCCTGCCGAACAAAATCTGAGGAGGCATCATGTGCCAATCTCCGGGTGGTGCCCACTTTGCATGAATCAAGAGGATTCCACTAGCCATGCAATTATATCCTGCCCGATGGTGAGAGGTTTCTGGAAAGGGAACCCCGTTTGGACAAACTTGAAGCGGACTGGGTGCAGTGCTATCCAAGACATATGTTTCTGGGTGATGAATCACTTGAGTAAGGCTGACTGTGAGGAATTTATGTGTCAAGCATGGCTGATATGGGGTGTCAGGTGTACGTTCTTACATGATCAGGAGAAACAAGAGCTACAACCGCCTCGTACTAATGCTTCAGTCTTGCTGGAAGACTATCGAGCGGCAGTCCGAGACCTCTCAATTAACCAACACCATTCAGCGACTACCTCGCAGGAGACATGGCAACCCCCGCTAGAAGGAACAGTAAGAATTGACGTGGATGCGAGCTTCAATACAGCAGCCAAAGTTTGTGGGCTGGGTGGAGTGATCCGAGGCAATGATGGTACTATGGTGATCGCGTTTGGACTTGCTATTCCTAAACCAGACACAGTCGTCATGGGAGAACTGTTTGCGATAAGAGAAGGCTTACGTCTTGCCAAAGAGAGAGGATTCCATGATATTTGTATCTGCTCTGACTCACTTCTGGCAGTGCAAGCAGTCACGTCACCAACAAGTGATTTGAGTTACGTCGGGTCTTGTGCTCAAGAGATACGATGTTCGTGTCTTGATTTTACTAATGCTACACTATCGCATGTTAGGAGATCAGCCAATGAGGTGGCTCATTTTTTATCTAAATTTGCAATTTCTTCCCCTGCACCATTCGAATGGGTGCCTGGGAATTCTCCCCTGTGGGTGGACCAACTTGTAATGCGAGATCATCATCAATAA
- the LOC140822890 gene encoding non-specific phospholipase C6-like: MRAIFLIFLTFSTVFLLTHQQQQQPIKTVVVLVMENRSFDHLLGWMKKSVNPLINGVTGEECNSVSTEAGSNETICFSDDAKYVDPDPGHSFEDVAKQVFGSGLIPSMSGFVEQASRMSENLSETVMKGFRPENVPIYTTLVREFAVFDRWFSSIPGPTQPNRLFVYSATSHGSTSHVIKQLAFGYPQNTIFDSLDENGLDFGVYFKNFPTTLFFRNLRRLKYAFKFHEYDTKFKKDARDGKLPSLTVIEPNYFDLIGFPANDDHPSHDVANGQKLVKEVYETLRESPQWNETLFIITYDEHGGFYDHVQTPFVNVPNPDGNIGPSPYFFQFDRLGVRVPTIMVSPWIKKGTVISKPNGPDQNSEFEHSSIPATIKKLLNLSSSFLTRRDAWAGTFDHIVTELTSPRTDCPEVLPDVVPLRRTETNEHRTLSEFQSELVQLAAVLNGDHFLSSIHGETVKKITVKAAHEYAKGAISRFLEASKGAIKLGADKSTIVNMRSSLTTRSSIHD; encoded by the exons ATGAGAgctattttcttgatttttctgACGTTTTCAACAGTTTTTCTGCTCACccatcagcagcagcagcagcccaTCAAAACTGTGGTTGTGTTAGTGATGGAGAACAGATCATTTGACCATTTACTTGGGTGGATGAAGAAATCTGTGAACCCTTTAATTAATGGAGTCACAGGGGAAGAATGCAATTCAGTTTCAACAGAAGCAGGCAGTAATGAAACTATTTGTTTTTCCGATGATGCAAAGTATGTGGATCCGGACCCGGGTCACTCCTTCGAAGATGTCGCGAAACAGGTATTCGGGTCGGGCTTAATACCTTCAATGTCTGGTTTTGTGGAGCAAGCTTCGAGGATGTCAGAGAATCTATCAGAAACTGTAATGAAAGGGTTTAGGCCTGAAAATGTGCCTATTTATACTACTTTAGTTCGAGAGTTTGCTGTTTTTGATCGATGGTTTTCTTCAATTCCTGGTCCAACACAGCCCAATAGGCTATTTGTGTACTCTGCTACTTCTCATGGATCCACAAGCCATGTGATCAAACAGTTAGCTTTTGGGTACCCACAGAACACAATATTTGATTCACTTGATGAAAACGGTTTGGATTTCGGTGTTTATTTCAAGAACTTTCCCACAACATTGTTCTTTAGGAATTTGAGGAGATTGAAGTATGCGTTTAAGTTTCATGAGTATGATACGAAGTTCAAGAAAGATGCTAGGGATGGAAAGTTGCCCAGTCTAACTGTGATTGAGCCGAACTActttgatttgattggattcccaGCGAACGATGATCATCCGTCCCATGATGTTGCTAACGGTCAGAAGTTAGTGAAGGAGGTGTATGAGACATTGAGGGAGAGTCCTCAGTGGAATGAGACCCTTTTCATAATTACCTATGATGAACATGGCGGattctatgatcatgtccaaaccCCTTTCGTAAACGTTCCGAATCCGGATGGAAATATCGGCCCTTCTCCTTATTTCTTTCAGTTTGACAGGCTCGGTGTTCGTGTCCCGACTATCATGGTCTCTCCTTGGATCAAGAAAGGAACTG TCATAAGTAAGCCGAATGGGCCAGATCAAAACTCAGAGTTTGAACACTCCTCCATTCCGGCGACGATAAAGAAGTTGCTGAATCTCTCGTCCAGTTTTTTGACTCGTAGAGATGCTTGGGCGGGCACTTTTGATCATATCGTCACCGAACTAACCTCTCCGAGAACCGATTGCCCGG AGGTTTTACCTGATGTAGTTCCTTTAAGGAGGACTGAAACCAATGAACATAGAACATTATCCGAGTTTCAGAGCGAGTTGGTACAGTTGGCTGCTGTTCTCAATGGTGACCATTTCTTGAGCAGTATTCATGGTGAGACAGTCAAGAAAATTACCGTAAAAGCAGCGCACGAATACGCGAAAGGTGCCATATCAAGGTTCCTAGAAGCAAGTAAAGGAGCTATCAAGTTAGGAGCTGACAAATCCACCATTGTGAACATGAGATCTTCTCTAACTACTAGATCGTCAATCCACGACTAA
- the LOC140824065 gene encoding uncharacterized protein, giving the protein MVVPDTGEVWRIFANGASCKDGSGVGVWLISPTEEKIRLAVRLDFRASNNEAEYEAVIVGIKTARNVGANQVIIYTDSQLVAQQVKGVYEVREEKFVKYLAIIKELSTHFISWSIEQIPREENTEADALAKMAASLSDYREPGISYHTNLVKSEPGAKR; this is encoded by the coding sequence ATGGTTGTCCCCGATACCGGGGAGGTTTGGAGGATATTTGCAAACGGGGCTTCCTGTAAAGACGGCAGTGGTGTGGGAGTATGGCTGATATCACCCACCGAGGAGAAAATACGGCTGGCAGTTAGGTTGGACTTCCGGGCTTCTAACAATGAAGCCGAATACGAGGCTGTTATCGTCGGGATAAAAACAGCCCGTAATGTTGGAGCTAACCAGGTCATCATTTACACGGATTCTCAGCTGGTAGCCCAACAGGTAAAAGGAGTATACGAAGTTCGGGAGGAGAAGTTTGTGAAATATCTAGCTATCATCAAAGAGTTATCCACACATTTCATAAGTTGGAGCATAGAGCAAATTCCCCGAGAGGAAAATACTGAAGCAGATGCCTTGGCAAAGATGGCAGCTTCGCTTTCCGATTACCGGGAGCCGGGCATATCTTATCACACTAACCTGGTAAAGTCAGAGCCTGGTGCAAAGAGATGA
- the LOC140824066 gene encoding uncharacterized protein: MVTTRKTTGNHSGPHNPEGGQENPPPSHLPEELSQLIAAAVQKALAERALPEPSQSKENEAMGESPPEKEKDKEENSQAFSKAPTLTMAQELEDLKKKVKELEAKAGSSHISTPAGSQGCPFSLEIVNEPLPVHFKATKIREYDGNSYPDEHLTRFENMAMLHCYSDKIKCKVFLTTLVDSAQRWFEKLEPRSIQSFPGFRDTFLYHFSSSKRYKKTAFSLFEVKQSGDESLRAYIRRFNKASLEVPACAPETKTTAFTQGLREGDFFRSLVKKQPGNFEDLLSRAEKYINMEEVQRQKRESTHRERSDRVGKVDDNARGNNLGRFSRYAPMKPHRGEGVHLCDGDRGAKLYQSPPSLPHTPKMCSYHGECAHSTSECRRLKRAPSQSGLGERAQSEKKSRGPPWVNREAGHRPGDKGPVRQEKDNTGQTSQNRENRDRGGSLTLGVIKMISGGSTDGDSNRARKAHSPHESFGVDDAVRSEGPVISFGPQDLQGVSLPHNDALVIQAKVANYDIRRNFVDSGSSVNIIFQEALDQMNLEDYQLRPVETALFGFAGHTVYPRGEITMPLTLGAEELRKTVMTVFTVVNAPTSYNIILGRPAMNALRAVASAYHQKLKFPVGNRIGEVRGDQPSSRKCYAETVKIENKRARRDGESRRSGKEEVHSIQQVHMVEGEEQEEVGVLPGQPMKTTKIARDLEPATRAQLLQCLEKNADIFAWSSSELVGVSPHVAEHRLNIIPGSRVVKQRKRHFGPEKDKVIASHVEELLKAGQIREVQFPTWLSNVVLVPKSAGKWRMCVDFRDLNKACPKDCYLLPRIDQLVDSTSGYELLCFMDAYQGYHQIPLAREDQEKVSFITSGGTFCYVVMPFGLKNAGATYQRLMDRIFAKHAGRNIEVYVDDILVKSRAHPDFIPDLEETFSTLREYGVKLNPAKCMFGVKSGKFLGFMVTERGIEVNPEKVRSITEMTSPKSIKDVQRLTGKIAALSRFISRSAHRSYPFFQALRRAQKFGWDEKCEKAFEELKNHLAGLPVLEKPGPGEKLWVYLSATEHAVSSVLIREEGTEQRPVYYVSHALKGPEIRYTEVEKVALALVITARKLRPYFLSHPITVLTNTPLGRIMTQPEISGRLVKWTVELG, translated from the coding sequence atggttaCCACTCGTAAAACTACCGGGAACCATTCTGGTCCTCACAATCCTGAAGGAGGTCAAGAAAACCCACCGCCCAGTCACCTCCCAGAGGAGTTGTCTCAGTTAATAGCTGCTGCGGTCCAAAAAGCCCTCGCCGAAAGGGCCCTACCTGAACCCAGCCAGTCAAAGGAAAATGAGGCAATGGGAGAATCTCCTCCCGAGAAAGAGAAAGACAAAGAGGAGAATTCCCAGGCGTTTTCCAAAGCTCCTACCCTCACTATGGCCCAGGAGCTGGAAGATTTGAAGAAGAAAGTGAAAGAGTTGGAAGCCAAAGCCGGGTCATCTCATATTTCAACCCCGGCTGGTTCCCAGGGATGCCCCTTCTCCCTGGAGATTGTAAATGAGCCTCTCCCTGTTCATTTCAAAGCCACCAAGATCCGGGAGTATGATGGGAATTCATACCCCGATGAACATCTCACCCGGTTTGAAAATATGGCAATGCTGCATTGCTATTCTGACAAGATCAAGTGCAAGGTATTCCTCACCACCCTGGTGGACTCTGCCCAGAGGTGGTTCGAGAAGTTGGAGCCCCGGAGCATACAATCTTTTCCAGGTTTCAGAGACACCTTCTTGTACCACTTTAGCAGCAGCAAGAGGTACAAGAAGACTGCTTTCAGCCTGTTCGAAGTAAAGCAATCAGGTGATGAGTCTCTTCGGGCGTACATTCGCCGGTTCAATAAAGCATCCCTGGAGGTGCCGGCTTGTGCTCCTGAGACCAAAACTACAGCGTTCACGCAAGGACTCAGGGAAGGAGATTTTTTCAGGTCCCTGGTGAAGAAGCAGCCCGGGAATTTTGAAGATCTGTTGTCCCGAGCAGAAAAATACATAAACATGGAGGAAGTACAGCGGCAGAAAAGAGAGTCCACCCACAGAGAAAGAAGTGACCGAGTTGGGAAAGTTGATGATAACGCCCGGGGAAATAATCTTGGGCGTTTCTCTCGATACGCCCCCATGAAGCCGCACCGGGGGGAAGGAGTCCATCTGTGCGACGGTGATCGGGGAGCCAAGCTATACCAGTCACCTCCAAGCCTGCCACACACTCCCAAGATGTGCTCCTATCATGGAGAGTGTGCTCACAGCACGAGTGAGTGCCGGAGATTGAAGCGGGCCCCTTCCCAGTCGGGCCTTGGGGAACGAGCACAGTCAGAGAAGAAGTCCCGGGGACCACCGTGGGTAAATAGAGAGGCGGGGCATCGGCCGGGGGATAAAGGCCCGGTCAGGCAAGAGAAGGATAACACCGGTCAAACGTCTCAGAACCGGGAGAATAGAGATCGGGGAGGATCACTAACCCTTGGGGTGATTAAAATGATCTCGGGGGGATCAACAGATGGAGACTCCAACCGGGCCAGGAAAGCACATTCCCCGCATGAGAGTTTTGGAGTGGATGATGCAGTAAGGAGTGAAGGGCCGGTTATCAGCTTTGGCCCCCAGGATCTTcagggagtcagcctcccaCACAACGATGCTTTGGTCATCCAGGCAAAAGTGGCGAATTACGATATTCGCCGGAATTTCGTCGATTCTGGAAGCTCGGTGAACATCATTTTTCAGGAGGCCCTGGACCAGATGAATTTGGAGGATTATCAGTTGCGGCCAGTAGAAACAGCCTTATTCGGATTTGCTGGCCACACTGTTTATCCTCGAGGGGAAATCACTATGCCCCTCACACTGGGAGCCGAGGAGCTCAGAAAGACGGTAATGACGGTTTTCACCGTGGTAAATGCCCCTACCTCTTATAATATCATTTTGGGCAGGCCAGCTATGAACGCCCTTCGGGCCGTGGCCTCAGCTTACCACCAGAAGCTAAAGTTCCCGGTGGGGAACAGAATTGGAGAAGTAAGGGGGGACCAGCCATCCTCCCGCAAGTGCTATGCAGAAACTGTCAAGATCGAAAATAAAAGAGCCCGACGTGATGGAGAAAGCAGGAGGTCAGGGAAGGAGGAGGTGCATTCTATCCAACAGGTGCACATGGTGGAAGGTGAGGAGCAGGAAGAAGTAGGCGTCTTACCCGGACAGCCCATGAAGACAACGAAAATAGCCCGGGATCTTGAGCCAGCCACCCGGGCCCAACTGCTACAATGCCTAGAGAAGAATGCGGACATCTTCGCATGGTCTTCATCAGAGTTAGTAGGGGTCTCCCCTCACGTGGCGGAACACCGGTTAAACATCATCCCGGGCTCCCGGGTGGTAAAACAGAGAAAGAGACACTTTGGTCCCGAAAAGGACAAGGTGATTGCTAGCCACGTGGAAGAGCTATTGAAAGCCGGACAGATCAGAGAGGTACAGTTTCCCACCTGGTTATCCAACGTAGTCTTGGTTCCCAAGTCAGCCGGCAAGTGGCGGATGTGTGTTGACTTCAGGGATTTGAATAAAGCTTGCCCAAAGGACTGCTACCTCCTGCCCCGGATTGATCAGCTGGTGGACTCGACATCAGGGTATGAGTTGTTATGTTTCATGGATGCATACCAGGGGTATCATCAAATCCCCCTGGCCCGAGAAGACCAGGAGAAAGTTAGCTTCATTACTTCGGGGGGGACTTTCTGCTATGTGGTCATGCCCTTTGGTTTGAAGAATGCCGGGGCCACATACCAAAGGTTGATGGACCGGATATTCGCCAAGCATGCCGGGCGGAATATCGAAGTCTACGTAGATGATATCTTGGTGAAATCCCGGGCACACCCTGACTTCATCCCGGACCTCGAAGAGACCTTCTCCACTCTTCGGGAGTATGGGGTGAAGCTGAACCCAGCCAAATGCATGTTTGGGGTCAAGAGTGGCAAGTTCCTCGGGTTCATGGTCACCGAGAGAGGAATTGAAGTCAATCCGGAGAAAGTCAGGTCTATCACTGAAATGACATCCCCAAAGTCAATCAAGGATGTACAGAGACTCACGGGAAAAATCGCCGCCCTGTCACGTTTCATTTCCCGGTCTGCACACCGGAGCTACCCTTTTTTTCAGGCTCTGAGGAGGGCCCAAAAATTTGGCTGGGATGAAAAATGTGAAAAGGCTTTCGAGGAATTGAAGAATCATTTGGCCGGGCTCCCTGTCCTTGAGAAGCCCGGACCCGGGGAGAAGCTTTGGGTATACCTTTCTGCCACTGAGCATGCTGTCAGTTCTGTACTGATCCGAGAAGAAGGTACTGAACAAAGGCCGGTCTATTATGTGAGTCATGCACTCAAAGGGCCCGAGATCAGATATACAGAAGTAGAGAAGGTGGCCCTTGCCCTGGTGATCACAGCACGAAAACTTCGCCCCTACTTCTTGTCCCATCCCATCACTGTGCTGACCAATACCCCTCTAGGGAGAATCATGACTCAGCCAGAGATCTCGGGAAGGTTGGTAAAGTGGACTGTGGAGTTGGGATAG